One Bdellovibrio bacteriovorus genomic window, CTGATTTTGATTTTTCTAGCTCTGCCATCGCGATTTTTAGTTCATCATTTAAGGTCGGCGAATCCGTTCCTAAAGAATAATGAATGAAATAAATGAACGAAAAGATAATGGTTAAAAAGAAAGTCCACAGCCACCAGGTCGGCAGTGGATTGTCGTGTTCAACGATATCATCATAAACGTGGTATTTTTGATCGTCCGACATGATTATTCTCCTTCACTTAAAGGTAAATGTGTCATGCGGGCATAATGCCCAGCGCTGTGTTTGCGGTACACCCACAAACATACACCTACAAAAAAACCAAAGAATATCACTAGCCCTATGGCAGTCAGATAAGTGTCCGTAAAATATTTTAAAGCTTCTTGTTTCATTATTGTTTCCCTTTCTGACCCAAGGCTTGAAGGTAAGCGATCAGTGCTACGATTTCTTTTTTTGCTAAGCCCTTAGCGGCACCATTGGCTTCTAAATCGGCGGCAATTTCTTGAGCTTGTTTTTGGGCGTGAATATCGGCGTTGGCCACGACTTCATCGTCATAGGGAACGCCCAAGTATTTCATCACCGATAATTTTTTACGAAGCACGATAAAATCCGTATTTTTTTCTAAGAGCCACGGATAGTTTGGCATAATGCTTTTTGGTGTGACCGAACGGGGATCTATCATGTGATTCAGATGCCATAAGTTCGGATATTTTTTGCCGACGCGAGCTAAATCAGGTCCGGTGCGTTTTGATCCCCATTGGAAAGGACGGTCATACATCGACTCTTCGATGGTGGACGCTTTTCCGTAACGTAATACTTCAGAGACGATCGGGCGGATTTGTTGTGAGTGACAGACATAGCAGCCTTCTTTTAAATAGACATCCCGGCCCGCAAGCTCTAAGGGGGTGTAAGGGTCAGTGATTTGGTTTGGATTGACATATTTATGCATAGACAGAGTCGGATAAATTTCAATCACCGAGCCCACCAAGATCGCTAAGAAAGCAAGGACGCTAAATACAAAGCCCATGCCTTCAAGTTTACGATGAGAGCCCGCATTTTGTTCGTCGTAACCCGTGCGAGACACGTTGACAGATTTTTCGGGAACCGCTTTTGGCGCTAAGCGGATGGTCATGTAAATGTTGTAACACATTAACAAGAAACCGATGATAAAGAGCAATCCACCTAAAGCACGCACCCAGTATAACGGCACGATGCGAACGACAGTTTCAATAAAGTCCGGATAAACTAGGTTTCCGTCTTTATCAATCGCTCTCCACATCATCCCTTGAGTGATACCTGCCACGACCATCGAGATGTAATAAAATAAAATCCCCGTTAAACCGATCCAGAAATGGTTCTCTAAAAGTTTTTTAGAATATAAAGTTGTATTCCACAGACGAGGAACTAAGAAGTAAATCATCCCGAAAGTTAAAAATCCATTCCAACCTAAAGCACCCGAATGAACGTGACCTACAATCCAATCGGTGTAGTGACCTAGGGCTGACACAGATTTGATCGAAAGAAGGGGACCTTCGAACGTCGCCATGCCGTAAAAAGTGAGGGCGGCGACGAAAAACTTAATCAACGGTTCGGTACGTAATAAGTGCCAAGAACCTTTTAAAGTTAAAAGACCATTGATCATCCCACCCCAAGATGGCGCCCACAACATCAAAGAAAAAATCATCCCTAAAGTTTGCGCCCAGTCCGGCAAAGACGTGTAAAGTAAATGATGGGGCCCGGCCCAGATATAAATAAACACCAAAGCCCAAAAGTGAATAATCGAAAGACGGTAAGAGTAAACCGGGCGGTTGGCTGCTTTGGGTACATAGTAGTACATCAAACCCAAAAACGGGGTGGTTAAGAAAAATGCGACGGCATTATGTCCGTACCACCATTGGACCATGGCGTCTTGGATGCCAGCATAAACCGGATAAGATTGTAAGAAGGACACCGGAATCTCAATGGAGTTTACGATATGTAAAACGGCGACCGTGATGATGGTGGCGATATAAAACCACAAGGCCACGTAAAGATGTTTTTCACGGCGGTTGCGGATCGTCATAAAGAAATTCACCGCGAACACCACCCAAATCAAAGTGATTGCGATATCAATCGGCCATTCAAGTTCCGCGTATTCTTTGGATTGAGTATAACCAAGTGGTAAAGTGATGGCGGCGGCCACGATGATAAGTTGCCAACCCCAGAAGTGAATGCGGGATAAGGTGTCTGAAAACATGCGCGTTTTTAAAAGTCTTTGCGAAGAATGATAAATCCCGGCAAAGATCGCGTTGCCCGCAAACGCAAAGATGGCGGCATTGGTGTGCAGGGGACGCAAACGACCAAAGGTCACCCATTCCAAGTTTAAATTCATCGGCCAGAAGGCCAGCTGAATTGCGGCAATCAAACCAAAAAGAAACGCGGCCCCGGCCCAAATCATGGTCGCCAGGACGAATTTCTTAACTATATCGTCGTCATAAAAAATGTTTTCAATCAAAGATCCGGATGGATTTTTCACAAGTGTTTCCTTTCGTTATCATCTTTCAAAATTCGGTGGGCGGGGGTTTCAAGGTCATCAAACTGTCCTTGAGAGGTCGCCCAAAAAAAGGCGACCACAAAACCCACACCTAAGAGCAATGCCATCGGAATCATCAGGGTCATGATATTCATCGAAACCCCCAGAGTGATGACAAAATAATAAGTGCAGAGCTGATCGGCATTAAGATCGCGGCCATCATGGGATTGATAAATCCCATCAAAGCCAAAACTCCACCAACCAGATTGTAAATTAATGAAATGCTTAAGTTGCGAATCAAAACATTTTGCGTTTGTTTTGAAAGTTTTAAGAGATCTAAAAACGGAGTCAGTCCTCCGCGGGTAAAATAGATATCCGCGCTGTGCAGGCTTAAATCCACGCTGCCTTTCACCGCAATGCCGACATCCGCTGCTTTCAAGCTGAGGCTGTCATTGGCACCATCACCGATCATGCAAGTATTTTTAAATTTTTCGACATAGTCTTTTTTATCTTCTGGAAAAAGTTCTGCGGAAACTTGATCGGCAGGGATGCCGCATTTTTCGCTAACGTCAAATACGCGGGATTTTTTGTCGCCAGATAAAAGGTGGCACTGAATATCTTTGTGTTGTAAGGTCTCAATGAGCTTTTGAGCTTCGGGACGAAGAGCATCTGAAAAATAAAGACGACATTGACTTAGGCCATCTTTAATCACTTCAATAGCCAGTTCAGATTCATGAACGGTGTCTGAAAGGTGACGGATTTCGTAAAAAGATCCTAGCCAGGTTCCACGCACTCCGCGACCTAAGATCTCTTCAGCCACAATGGGGTAAAGATCTTGCGGATGATTCCAGGCGCTACGAATCGCAAAAGCCACCGGGTGATACGATGGGGCCTCTAGGCTAAGAATGATTTTTTGCAAATCCGCGGGGATGACGGCAGGCTCTGAATAAGCAAGTTTGAGCTGACCTTCCGTTAAAGTTCCGGTTTTATCAAAAAAGACGTGCTTAAGTTGCAGGATTTTTTCTAGGGAACTAGCGTCTTTAAGCAGAATCCCTTTTTTTTGTGCCTTCTTAAGAGCTAAGCCGTAAGTTAAAGGTGAGCCAAAGGCCAGCGCGCACGGGCAGGCTAAAACCACTAAAGCTAACGAGCGGTTGAAAGCCTCTTGCATATCAATAAAGGCATAAAAAATGAAAAACCCGATGGCGAGCGTAAAGACCACCATAATAAGCTGCTGGGCTAAACGATCGGTGAGCGCGATAAAAGGACTTTTTACTAAAGCCCCTTCATCAAGCTCTTTTAAAAGTTTTCCTAGACGACTTTCGGAAAAAGTCCCTAAGAGTTTTACTTCAATATCGCGATCAAGGACTTGAGTGCCGGCAAAAAGCTTCATGCCATGAGAGAATGTGCGAGGCAGTGATTCGCCGTTGAAAAGGGACATATCCACATTAGCAAAGCTGCTTAAAAGTTCTGCTTCAGCGGGAATCGTTTGGCCGCGAGTGATTTTAAGTATGTCGTCTTGGTGTAATGAGTTGGCGGGCACGGCTTCCCAGGCAGAAAGGTTCTTTTTTAGGAACTTTTGATCTTTAAAAAATGAACGAATTTTTAAGGGTGCCAGATAATTCTGTTGAACACGTTTAAGCAGAAATCTTGCCGACAGAATAAAAAACATAAAGCTGGCCGTGCTATCATAATAAATATGACCTTCACCGTGCAGTAAATTGAAAGTTGATAAAGTAAAACCGGAAAGCATTGCCAAAGTGATGGGTAAATCCACATTCACTGTTTGGTATTTAATCGCAGTCCAAGCGCCTTTGTAAAAAGGAACGGCGCTGTAAAATAAAATGGGTAAGAACAATAAAAAGCTTAAAAAATTAAAAATATGCGCCCAAGTTCCTGTGAGGCCAGCGTACACCGGGATCACAAAAAGCATGGTGTTTCCGGCGCAAAAACCCGCCACGGCAATGCGTTTGATGATAGTGCGATTTTCACTTTGAAATTTACCGCTGATATCTTCTTGGGGTGAAACAAATGACGGCCGGTAACCCAGTTCTTCCACGACATGCGCCACTTGAGCTAGCGATGCTCCGGGTTTTAAATGTACGACCACACTGCTCTGAGAAAAATTCACGCGAGCGGATTGCACCTCGGGCATATAGCTTGGAAGTTTTTCTAAGAGATGCACGCAAGAAGTGCAGTGCAGGCCTTCCGCAAAAATCACGTAGCATTCTTCCGATGAGTTTTTAGAGTGCTGATAAAGATCACGAAATTCGGGTTGATCTAAATACGCGTAAGGATTTTGATCCTTTCCTAAAACAGGCACCGGGCCCCAGTCGGCCGCTAGAATCTTACAAGCATTGCAGCAGTATTCGCCACTTGAAGGGGTGCCGCAGTGTAAGCAGAGCTGTAGTGTTTGGGTTGAGGACATAATCACTTCCTTGGATATGATTATGTCGATGTGACTTGTTTCGTGACATGATCGTGATCATGTCTAG contains:
- the ccoN gene encoding cytochrome-c oxidase, cbb3-type subunit I encodes the protein MIWAGAAFLFGLIAAIQLAFWPMNLNLEWVTFGRLRPLHTNAAIFAFAGNAIFAGIYHSSQRLLKTRMFSDTLSRIHFWGWQLIIVAAAITLPLGYTQSKEYAELEWPIDIAITLIWVVFAVNFFMTIRNRREKHLYVALWFYIATIITVAVLHIVNSIEIPVSFLQSYPVYAGIQDAMVQWWYGHNAVAFFLTTPFLGLMYYYVPKAANRPVYSYRLSIIHFWALVFIYIWAGPHHLLYTSLPDWAQTLGMIFSLMLWAPSWGGMINGLLTLKGSWHLLRTEPLIKFFVAALTFYGMATFEGPLLSIKSVSALGHYTDWIVGHVHSGALGWNGFLTFGMIYFLVPRLWNTTLYSKKLLENHFWIGLTGILFYYISMVVAGITQGMMWRAIDKDGNLVYPDFIETVVRIVPLYWVRALGGLLFIIGFLLMCYNIYMTIRLAPKAVPEKSVNVSRTGYDEQNAGSHRKLEGMGFVFSVLAFLAILVGSVIEIYPTLSMHKYVNPNQITDPYTPLELAGRDVYLKEGCYVCHSQQIRPIVSEVLRYGKASTIEESMYDRPFQWGSKRTGPDLARVGKKYPNLWHLNHMIDPRSVTPKSIMPNYPWLLEKNTDFIVLRKKLSVMKYLGVPYDDEVVANADIHAQKQAQEIAADLEANGAAKGLAKKEIVALIAYLQALGQKGKQ
- the ccoS gene encoding cbb3-type cytochrome oxidase assembly protein CcoS; this translates as MNIMTLMIPMALLLGVGFVVAFFWATSQGQFDDLETPAHRILKDDNERKHL
- a CDS encoding heavy metal translocating P-type ATPase translates to MSSTQTLQLCLHCGTPSSGEYCCNACKILAADWGPVPVLGKDQNPYAYLDQPEFRDLYQHSKNSSEECYVIFAEGLHCTSCVHLLEKLPSYMPEVQSARVNFSQSSVVVHLKPGASLAQVAHVVEELGYRPSFVSPQEDISGKFQSENRTIIKRIAVAGFCAGNTMLFVIPVYAGLTGTWAHIFNFLSFLLFLPILFYSAVPFYKGAWTAIKYQTVNVDLPITLAMLSGFTLSTFNLLHGEGHIYYDSTASFMFFILSARFLLKRVQQNYLAPLKIRSFFKDQKFLKKNLSAWEAVPANSLHQDDILKITRGQTIPAEAELLSSFANVDMSLFNGESLPRTFSHGMKLFAGTQVLDRDIEVKLLGTFSESRLGKLLKELDEGALVKSPFIALTDRLAQQLIMVVFTLAIGFFIFYAFIDMQEAFNRSLALVVLACPCALAFGSPLTYGLALKKAQKKGILLKDASSLEKILQLKHVFFDKTGTLTEGQLKLAYSEPAVIPADLQKIILSLEAPSYHPVAFAIRSAWNHPQDLYPIVAEEILGRGVRGTWLGSFYEIRHLSDTVHESELAIEVIKDGLSQCRLYFSDALRPEAQKLIETLQHKDIQCHLLSGDKKSRVFDVSEKCGIPADQVSAELFPEDKKDYVEKFKNTCMIGDGANDSLSLKAADVGIAVKGSVDLSLHSADIYFTRGGLTPFLDLLKLSKQTQNVLIRNLSISLIYNLVGGVLALMGFINPMMAAILMPISSALIILSSLWGFR
- a CDS encoding cbb3-type cytochrome oxidase subunit 3, which codes for MKQEALKYFTDTYLTAIGLVIFFGFFVGVCLWVYRKHSAGHYARMTHLPLSEGE